In Gimesia benthica, a single window of DNA contains:
- a CDS encoding DUF1501 domain-containing protein, whose amino-acid sequence MSILPQSLFSRRDLLKKSAIGFGNLALLSMLNEESKAAASSKDPLAPRQPHFTPRAKRVIFLFMKGGPSHMDTFDYKPQLQKYDGKPLPFDKPRVQFAPTGNLLKSPWKFKQYGESGIHVSELFPHVAECVDDLCILNSVYGTNAAHGGALLKLHTGSDAFVRPSMGSWVTYGLGTENQNLPGFITICPTLAHGGVKNWSSAFLPAPYQGTPLGNAAIAAENAQIEYIKNNFLSRKVQRKQVEFMNELNRMHQDEAGPNQVLDARIGSFELAFRMQEEVPEVQDISDESEATQKMYGLDQKETADFGRQCLMARRFAERGVRFIQVSHSDQKVQWDQHSNLFEGHTKNAKEVDQPIAALLKDLKQRGLLKDTLVVWGGEFGRTPTAQGKNGRDHNPEGFTMWMAGGGVKSGFQYGATDEFGYYATKDKMHIHDFHATLLHILGMDHEKLTYRYAGRDFRLTDVAGHVAHGVLA is encoded by the coding sequence ATGAGTATCCTGCCTCAATCACTGTTCTCCCGTCGGGATCTGTTAAAGAAATCAGCAATTGGTTTCGGCAATCTGGCGCTGCTCTCCATGTTGAATGAAGAGTCAAAAGCGGCTGCCTCATCGAAAGATCCTCTCGCTCCCCGGCAACCACATTTTACGCCACGTGCCAAGCGGGTGATCTTCCTGTTCATGAAGGGCGGCCCTTCTCACATGGACACGTTCGATTACAAGCCCCAGTTGCAGAAGTACGATGGCAAGCCGCTGCCTTTCGATAAGCCCCGGGTACAGTTTGCACCGACCGGCAATCTGTTGAAGTCTCCCTGGAAATTCAAGCAGTATGGTGAGAGCGGAATTCATGTCAGTGAACTGTTTCCTCATGTCGCTGAATGTGTGGATGATTTATGTATCCTGAATTCTGTCTACGGCACTAATGCAGCCCACGGTGGCGCCCTGTTGAAACTGCATACGGGGAGTGACGCATTTGTGCGTCCGAGTATGGGCTCCTGGGTGACTTACGGTCTGGGCACGGAAAATCAGAATCTGCCCGGTTTCATTACCATCTGTCCGACTCTGGCTCATGGTGGCGTCAAAAACTGGAGCTCTGCGTTTCTGCCAGCCCCGTACCAGGGAACTCCGTTGGGGAACGCTGCGATCGCTGCGGAAAACGCTCAGATTGAATATATCAAGAACAACTTCCTCTCCCGTAAAGTACAGCGGAAGCAGGTCGAGTTCATGAATGAACTGAACCGGATGCACCAGGATGAAGCCGGTCCGAATCAGGTACTCGATGCCCGCATCGGCAGCTTTGAACTTGCCTTCCGCATGCAGGAAGAAGTTCCCGAAGTACAGGACATTTCGGATGAATCTGAAGCCACTCAGAAAATGTATGGCCTGGATCAGAAAGAGACCGCGGACTTCGGACGCCAGTGTCTGATGGCCCGTCGTTTTGCAGAACGTGGCGTACGTTTCATTCAGGTTTCTCACAGTGACCAGAAGGTCCAGTGGGATCAGCACAGCAACCTGTTTGAAGGGCATACCAAAAATGCGAAAGAGGTCGACCAGCCGATCGCCGCTCTCTTGAAAGACCTCAAACAGCGCGGTCTGCTCAAAGATACGCTCGTGGTCTGGGGCGGTGAATTCGGCCGGACTCCTACTGCTCAAGGTAAGAATGGTCGCGATCATAATCCCGAAGGGTTCACAATGTGGATGGCAGGGGGCGGCGTGAAGTCCGGCTTCCAGTACGGAGCGACCGATGAATTCGGCTATTACGCCACCAAAGATAAAATGCATATTCACGATTTCCATGCCACACTGCTGCACATTCTGGGCATGGACCATGAAAAGCTGACCTATCGATATGCCGGTCGCGATTTCCGCCTGACCGATGTAGCCGGTCACGTGGCTCATGGTGTACTGGCATAA
- the hslV gene encoding ATP-dependent protease subunit HslV, with protein sequence MSSKDKKKWRSTTILTVRHGGKVAIGGDGQVTHGDTVMKSDTRKIRKILDGQIVCGFAGSTADAFSLLERFEVKARDYPGNMPRAATELARDWRTDRVLRKLEALIIVVNTEHSLLITGQGDVVVPSDGVIGIGSGGNYATAAARALVRHSDLSASEIVKNSLGIASEIDIYTNNNIIVEELECTN encoded by the coding sequence ATGAGTTCCAAAGATAAAAAGAAGTGGCGTTCGACAACGATCCTGACAGTGCGTCATGGCGGCAAAGTGGCGATCGGCGGCGATGGACAGGTCACGCACGGCGATACCGTTATGAAGAGTGATACTCGCAAGATCCGCAAAATTCTGGATGGCCAGATTGTGTGTGGGTTCGCCGGGTCTACTGCAGATGCCTTTTCGCTGCTGGAACGGTTTGAAGTCAAAGCACGGGACTATCCCGGAAATATGCCCCGCGCAGCAACCGAACTTGCCCGTGACTGGCGGACCGACCGCGTCCTGCGGAAGCTCGAAGCGCTGATTATCGTGGTTAACACCGAACACAGTCTCCTGATTACCGGACAGGGGGATGTCGTTGTTCCCTCGGATGGAGTAATTGGCATCGGTTCGGGAGGGAACTACGCGACTGCGGCTGCCCGCGCCCTGGTGAGACATTCGGATCTGTCCGCCTCGGAAATCGTCAAGAACTCGTTGGGTATCGCATCAGAAATCGATATCTATACGAATAATAATATTATCGTGGAGGAGTTGGAGTGCACGAACTAA